Proteins encoded by one window of Quadrisphaera setariae:
- a CDS encoding sugar phosphate isomerase/epimerase family protein, with protein sequence MIGLSTYSFFWEHSDRAVEPLSLRGAFEATSALGVGLFQICDFAPLEAMSDRELAEAAATARDLDLDVQLGTKGLEPVHLARYLRLAEAFDARLVRSMVTSPTSSPSPEQTGAWLDEVLPEYQAAGVVLALETYEQVATADLVALVTARGGDHLGICLDPANVVARLEHPRDCVTTAAPHVVNVHVKDFAFARQPGWVGFTYSGAPMGTGMHDYEHLLATVRPRERGIDEVVEHWLPWQGDPETTVRTERAWTRATVEHLRAAREPAAAPAA encoded by the coding sequence GTGATCGGCCTGAGCACGTACAGCTTCTTCTGGGAGCACTCCGACCGCGCGGTCGAGCCGCTCTCGCTGCGCGGCGCCTTCGAGGCCACCTCGGCCCTCGGCGTGGGGCTGTTCCAGATCTGCGACTTCGCCCCGCTGGAGGCCATGAGCGACAGGGAGCTCGCCGAGGCCGCTGCCACCGCTCGCGACCTCGACCTGGACGTGCAGCTCGGGACCAAGGGCCTGGAGCCCGTGCACCTGGCCCGCTACCTGCGGCTCGCGGAGGCGTTCGACGCGCGCCTGGTGCGCAGCATGGTGACGAGCCCGACGTCGTCGCCGTCCCCCGAGCAGACCGGCGCGTGGCTCGACGAGGTCCTTCCGGAGTACCAGGCAGCGGGGGTGGTGCTGGCGCTGGAGACCTACGAGCAGGTCGCCACCGCTGACCTCGTGGCGCTGGTCACCGCCCGCGGTGGCGACCACCTCGGCATCTGCCTGGACCCCGCCAACGTCGTCGCCCGCCTGGAGCACCCCCGCGACTGCGTCACCACCGCGGCCCCCCACGTGGTCAACGTGCACGTCAAGGACTTCGCCTTCGCACGCCAGCCCGGCTGGGTGGGCTTCACGTACTCCGGTGCCCCGATGGGCACCGGCATGCACGACTACGAGCACCTGCTGGCCACCGTCCGTCCGCGCGAGCGCGGGATCGACGAGGTGGTCGAGCACTGGCTGCCCTGGCAGGGCGACCCGGAGACCACCGTGCGCACCGAGCGCGCCTGGACCAGGGCCACCGTCGAGCACCTCCGAGCCGCCCGCGAGCCCGCGGCAGCTCCAGCCGCCTGA
- a CDS encoding triose-phosphate isomerase family protein — protein sequence MSLKMYFGHHQAQQWFRQVADGLRSRPAVAAGAVDVFVVPTYLQIPAALRTFAGSGVRIGAQDVAAEDSGAYTGEVSAAELAEVGVTLAEVGHAERRRLFGEDDAAVAAKTAAALRHGIRPLLCLGEPDRSPAPQAAATVQDQLLSALHDAPRGALTIAYEPVWAIGAPAPAPLEHVRAVARHLSSVLAGLPERAGSTVIYGGSAGPGLLTELGDDVDGVFLGRFAHDPAAFLAVVDEAVALTGWAADEVTA from the coding sequence ATGAGCCTGAAGATGTACTTCGGTCACCACCAGGCCCAGCAGTGGTTCCGCCAGGTGGCCGACGGCCTGCGCTCCCGCCCGGCGGTCGCGGCCGGCGCCGTCGACGTCTTCGTCGTCCCCACCTACCTGCAGATCCCTGCAGCGCTGCGCACCTTCGCCGGCAGCGGTGTGCGCATCGGCGCGCAAGACGTCGCGGCCGAGGACTCCGGCGCGTACACCGGGGAGGTCAGCGCCGCCGAGCTCGCCGAGGTCGGTGTCACCCTGGCCGAGGTCGGCCACGCGGAGCGCCGCCGCCTCTTCGGCGAGGACGACGCAGCCGTGGCGGCCAAGACAGCCGCAGCACTGCGCCACGGCATCCGCCCGCTGCTGTGCCTCGGCGAGCCGGACCGCTCCCCCGCCCCCCAGGCCGCCGCGACCGTCCAGGACCAGCTGCTCTCAGCGCTGCACGACGCCCCCCGCGGCGCCCTGACCATCGCCTACGAGCCGGTCTGGGCGATCGGCGCACCCGCGCCGGCACCCCTGGAGCACGTGCGCGCGGTCGCCCGCCACCTGTCCTCGGTGCTCGCAGGCCTGCCCGAGCGCGCGGGCTCCACCGTCATCTACGGCGGCTCCGCCGGTCCCGGGCTGCTGACCGAGCTGGGAGACGACGTCGACGGCGTCTTCCTGGGCCGCTTCGCCCACGACCCGGCCGCCTTCCTCGCCGTCGTCGACGAGGCCGTCGCCCTGACCGGGTGGGCAGCGGACGAGGTGACGGCGTGA
- a CDS encoding phosphogluconate dehydrogenase C-terminal domain-containing protein, with protein MTTTANAPTTPQASTSATIAVVGAGGKMGMRVSNNLVKTDHRVFYVENSPAGQQRTREAGRDLTDAATAVAQADIVVLAVPDLALGAVTADLVPQMKSGGIVLTLDPAAAYAGLLTTRDDVVQAVAHPCHPSVFLQRTTPEEYADTFGGIAAPQDAIAAVESDDPAVAAIVEATVRAIYAPVVDVHFVTIKQLAQLEPTLVETVACMIGALLKEALDEAVDTMGVPAAAARSMLLGHTQVALANGLRGDNPFSDACLIAMDYGRESIIKDDWKKIFRDDELDKNLARMLHLDSIDRGER; from the coding sequence ATGACCACCACCGCCAACGCCCCCACGACGCCGCAGGCCTCCACGTCGGCGACCATCGCCGTCGTCGGCGCCGGGGGGAAGATGGGGATGCGCGTCTCGAACAACCTGGTCAAGACCGACCACCGCGTCTTCTACGTGGAGAACAGCCCCGCCGGCCAGCAGCGCACCCGCGAGGCGGGCCGCGACCTCACTGACGCCGCCACCGCCGTCGCCCAGGCCGACATCGTCGTCCTCGCCGTCCCCGACCTCGCCCTGGGCGCGGTCACCGCTGACCTGGTGCCCCAGATGAAGTCCGGCGGCATCGTGCTCACCCTGGACCCGGCCGCCGCCTACGCCGGGCTGCTCACCACCCGCGACGACGTCGTGCAGGCCGTGGCCCACCCCTGCCACCCCTCGGTCTTCCTGCAGCGCACCACCCCCGAGGAGTACGCCGACACCTTCGGCGGCATCGCCGCCCCTCAGGACGCCATCGCCGCGGTGGAGTCCGACGACCCCGCCGTCGCCGCGATCGTCGAGGCCACCGTGCGCGCCATCTACGCGCCCGTCGTCGACGTGCACTTCGTGACCATCAAGCAGCTCGCCCAGCTCGAGCCGACGCTGGTCGAGACCGTCGCGTGCATGATCGGTGCGCTGCTCAAGGAGGCCCTCGACGAGGCCGTGGACACGATGGGCGTGCCCGCGGCCGCGGCCCGCAGCATGCTGCTCGGACACACGCAGGTGGCGCTCGCCAACGGCCTGCGCGGGGACAACCCGTTCTCCGACGCCTGCCTGATCGCCATGGACTACGGCCGGGAGAGCATCATCAAGGACGACTGGAAGAAGATCTTCCGCGACGACGAGCTCGACAAGAACCTCGCCCGCATGCTGCACCTCGACTCGATCGACCGCGGCGAGCGCTGA